From a single Bdellovibrio sp. ArHS genomic region:
- the pilO gene encoding type 4a pilus biogenesis protein PilO produces MNKFFEVLAAQQVGKILLIGLALTAFYWYALYDDGSTIDSQVASVTQQLQEEEKKKKDTDATLKQVQEMQEKVGQLSQKYQEISRRLPSALFSIDINKAIDDFARNAGVSVKMKKPAENIKREVVEEVPVEVTLEGTYAELAQFAYLVSAAERMSRVKNVIVTRPEPVTGGKLKFEGQVVGYKLAPEQKKPEGTETPK; encoded by the coding sequence ATGAATAAGTTTTTTGAAGTTCTCGCAGCTCAACAGGTCGGTAAAATTCTTCTCATCGGTTTGGCTTTGACCGCTTTTTATTGGTATGCCCTTTACGATGATGGTTCCACCATTGATTCGCAAGTAGCTTCGGTCACACAACAGCTGCAAGAAGAAGAAAAGAAAAAGAAAGATACGGACGCGACCTTAAAACAAGTGCAGGAAATGCAGGAAAAAGTAGGTCAACTCAGCCAGAAATATCAGGAGATTTCTCGTCGTTTGCCTTCGGCTTTATTTTCGATTGATATCAATAAAGCCATTGATGATTTTGCTCGTAATGCGGGTGTCAGCGTGAAGATGAAAAAGCCCGCTGAAAACATCAAAAGAGAAGTCGTTGAAGAAGTTCCGGTTGAGGTGACTTTGGAAGGAACTTACGCCGAGTTGGCTCAGTTTGCCTATCTGGTATCTGCGGCAGAGCGTATGTCTCGCGTGAAAAATGTTATTGTGACAAGACCCGAACCGGTGACCGGCGGGAAACTAAAATTTGAGGGTCAGGTTGTAGGATACAAGCTTGCGCCTGAACAAAAGAAACCTGAGGGTACGGAGACTCCCAAGTGA
- a CDS encoding pilus assembly protein PilP, with amino-acid sequence MKSVRWIVSYILVAAIGLWLAFAVSVRFITPAQSQEAPSSGDLPADFLKEVEATQVPPTGGTGKPAAAPAETPAAQTPPAAQPTVPPPPMDIPVGDTVTAPAPSASDILPRDGYMYDPTGKRDPFKPFRTVRPTLTEANKSAAEVLEPLQRWETDRLQIVGILWDVSTPRAMVRDPDGAVFTVTKNSKIGRNEGFVAAIREGEIVVVETKYEDGKSIKESRILELRK; translated from the coding sequence GTGAAGTCTGTAAGATGGATTGTGTCTTACATTTTAGTGGCGGCAATAGGACTCTGGCTTGCATTTGCAGTCAGCGTGCGATTTATTACGCCCGCGCAGTCTCAGGAAGCCCCTTCGTCGGGTGACCTTCCCGCTGACTTTTTGAAAGAGGTCGAGGCGACCCAAGTTCCACCTACAGGGGGGACGGGAAAACCCGCGGCCGCTCCGGCAGAAACACCTGCTGCTCAAACGCCACCCGCAGCTCAGCCGACAGTGCCGCCACCACCGATGGATATTCCTGTGGGCGACACGGTGACAGCACCGGCCCCTTCGGCCTCCGATATTCTTCCCCGCGATGGTTATATGTATGACCCAACTGGGAAACGCGACCCTTTCAAACCATTCCGAACGGTTCGTCCGACACTGACTGAAGCGAACAAGTCTGCGGCTGAAGTGTTGGAACCTTTGCAGCGGTGGGAAACCGATCGTTTGCAGATCGTGGGTATTTTGTGGGACGTATCAACGCCTCGAGCGATGGTGCGTGATCCCGACGGTGCCGTATTTACAGTTACAAAAAACTCTAAGATTGGTCGAAACGAAGGATTTGTAGCGGCCATTCGCGAAGGTGAAATTGTCGTCGTTGAAACAAAATACGAGGACGGGAAATCCATCAAAGAATCTCGCATTTTAGAGTTGAGAAAATAG